The Alnus glutinosa chromosome 3, dhAlnGlut1.1, whole genome shotgun sequence nucleotide sequence gtttcattttttgattCATAGCTTATTAGCTTTAAATGAATCTTGATTCATGTATGTAGTTTGAAGTTGTTTGTAAATTGTAGActacaaatttcaaatttgtcttcttcttcttcttttttcaattattattgaTCTAAACAAGCCCTAATTGGGCCGAGCTACCCAATTAGGGCTCAACAGGCCGAGCCCTAAACCCGAAGCTCGGCTCAGGCTCGAATCGAACCTGAAAAAACTTTTTGGGTTTGATCCAAGCTCGAGTCAACTCAAGCGAGTCGAGCACTCGGATCGACTCATGAGGACTAACTAAATAGTCCCAAGCTCAGTCCCGAGTTAGGGTATTACCCCCAACGAGTCGATCCCAGACAAAAGTCCTTAAGCCCGGCTCGGGCTCGGGATTGACTCGTTTAAATTCTCCTTAGAACGAGCCGGTCCGAGATTGCCAAAACTCGACTTGGACCAGCTCGTTTAATTTCTAAGTAAACCCCAACGAGAAATACTTCTCACCTTTACAGcacactttttcaaaccaaaataaacaaaaaataatagtatcaaaaaaaaaaaaaaaagttaacacTTTTTAACACTTTTCAATACCATTATCAAAAGATACCCTTCATCTCACCAGTCACCACCTATCCCTCACTTCAGCGTCTATATCCTAGACCTGGTATTCTTCAAGGACTCCTACATGTCCAACTTGATCATTCCAACGCCTTCCAAGCCTTGTGCGTGAGTCCACAACTCGATTGGGGACGGGGAAAGGTAATCAGCTCGAGAATTTGGGTTACACGTAACAACCCTTGTATAAAATTTCCTTGATGCCTTTGTGTTGAACGGAAAATGCCAAAAAAGTCTTATATTCATCAATATTTTCCGatgaccaaaaagaaaaacatttcaCGCTGAAACAAATACCAACTTGAATCTTTGTTTAATAATGATTTGCTTCCTTAGAACAAATTGATGAACTAAACCCAACCTATTGCATAACAAACACTTTTGGACAAGTGGATCCCCACTAGACTGTCAGAAACCAAAACCTCGAAGCTCTAAAGAATGGTTTCTCTAgtttgtttttgtgaagagtaatgattcactaccacctaaatatacaacttttcaccaccttgtctatgtggcaaggtggtcccctactaactttagagtttttttatttttaaaaaataaaataaagtgggggaccaccttgccacatagacaaggtggtgaaaagttgtatatttaggtggtaaagaatcatttctcttttgtgaaaccctaatttgatatTATTTATTACAAAACTAGTTCTGCTGTTTGCATTATAGGCacgaacaaaaataaataaatgatgcCGCATGTTATTATTATGTCATAAACAACAATAACATGCTAAAATGACATTTAACTTGTTGAAGCGTTACATTGTGTAACATTCACCAAAAATCTCTTCTTCAAACCTTTATTCAAAAAGTGCTTGAAATGAAGAGGAACTCACTCTGCACGAAACTTGCTGGAAACATATCCGTAGCTGGGAACATTAATAACTGCACGAAAGGGAAACTTTCTTATTAACCAATGCCAGAAAAGCAAGATCGGATAATTCTATAAAGAATAAAAGATTACCATCCCCATATGATGCCAGTGTTAGAGGTGAGGAAATTATCTTCTGTGAAATGCTAGTAATATCCTTCAAAGTGATTTCTTCGACAGCCTTTAAGAAATGCTCCACAGGCAACCTGCAAAGGTAAAAAACCTACCATAAAGACTAATTCTACAATCATTTTGAGATGGCAAGATCACCAATATAGCACAGATAATGGCTGTATGTTGCTCTTAGGAAACAAATATCGTCATTGTTAAGAATGTCACTAGAAAAATGGACATTTTAAAAACGTAAGACTTTCGTTTCCTTCATTTGTTTTTACACTGTTGCAACATTCATTTcctcagaaaaaaaaattacatgtattACTAGCTATGATTTTGAGTTTTCTTAATATTTCACATGCTTCTTATATCCTGAAAGCAGAAAGAAGAATATAAAGGGAAAATGTTTATGCATGAATgcatagagagtgaaaaaagaGTCCAAATACTCATGACATACCTCTTTCCATAAGTCAAAATCTGCCTACCTATATCCTCGGATACAATCATCTGCACAGTACAACAATTATGAATCCGTAAAAGACAAACAAGCACCAAACAACacaattaacaaaaagaaaaactagaacATAAGAGAACCGCATGCATGATGTTCCAACATTAATATAACTCCAAGGCACATGCAAACAGAATGCCAAAACATAACACAAATCACAAACAGAAAtgacttctatatatatatatatatatatatatatatatatagagagagagagagagagagagagagagagagagagagagagtaccctAGACTCCAGATTCATCAGGACGGCAGATTTTGTGGCCTCTTTGGCACGATTAAGCTGCAATTCAGTGACTGCCACATAggcagaaaaagaaagatggaaaatcaaagacaatataGAGGACTCAGTATCAGGAATCTTATTAAGGTAACACACAAGATGAGACGGATGCAAATCAAACCTTGTCCAGGTGTTGCAATTGAGATTAATTCTGCTGCTGCTATATCAACTACTTTTGACGCAAAGTCAGGGCCCTAAGTCCACAAATCGAAGACCCTCATGCTtagtaaataaaactaaatggTGACAATAAGAAGTTTACAGACCTagtcaaaaagaaattaaatcatGACAAGTCTAGTACAGTATCCAAACTTTGTCTTAGAAACACACATCTTCAGAAGATACAAAGAAATAATACTATATAACAATATATGTAAACACATTatcaaaccaaacaaaaaggaaaaagaaaatcttgCATATAGcccatatatataaacaatttatGTAAGAAAAGAAGAGATCTTGCATTTATAGCATaatgatattttcttttttcattataaCCCATTTATTTGAGTGCGCCTTACAAAATTACAGACTAATAGAAGATTCTGGGAACTATTAAGTTATTACCAATCAGCTAATTATCAAAGAATTTCCATTCCATTAATATGCATTAATAGAAGCTATCCTCTTGCACAAGGCTACATTCTACTAAAATTCTTTGAAGCCAgcttgtatctttggatttttcCTAGCCAccctttcaaaaaaattatgttaagaGTATAATATGGACAAACagcagacaagcatcatctctAACATCCTCAAGCAGACCCCACCAACACCATTGAAGGACCTTAAATTAAGATAAATAATCAGATGGCCATCAAAGCCAACTTCATTGGATAACCTTAGCTTATCTTACGTCAGTATCATTGACATTTGGTCATTGATATTTGGAAATTGTCCTATAGATTCAGAAGTACACCCACATGCACAGACCCCTACAGCAATTGTATATATCCAACAAAGAAGTTGATCACAATTATGGGAAACATAGCAGTTTGTGCCTTACAGTGCTAGCATAAATGCCAAACAATCCAGTTTCATTGAAGATGTTGTTGAATGCAGAAAAGGATTGGATCTGCTGGTACTCATTCAAGACATGGAGATCTGTGTTCAAATACACAAAGTTTAGATGCTAGAAAAAATTGTGATTATAATCACATAAAGAACTGGTTAAAGTCAGCAAGGAACGAAGAGTTAAACAGAAAGAAGGCCAGACTAgggaaaaacaataataaaataaataggagCAACgacaaccaaaataaaaccaGATATTCAAGCTAAATTAACCCAAAAGAGCTAGGTAAAACTTACATAGTCGAGAGTGCATCCCTTTTCCAGGCCCCCCTGCAGAGAATGAACCACCTCCTCCCATAAGCATCTGCAGCACTCATAGTTGTTAATTCACAGCCATTTAACAATGACATTTATTTTGGGGTGGAGGTGGGGGTACTCTGGTTATGATGTCAAATGACAAGCCAGTTATCCTATAGCTGTTCAAACACAGGAACATAAGGAGAAAAGATATCCAAAACACAATGTCATTAAGATGCTCACCTGAAGAACAGTCACAAGAACAGCTTCTTTCTCTTTACGCCAACCGCCAGGAACTTCAAAAGCAAGAGCAATATGTGTGTTCTGGTCTTGCAAGGAGTCAATGATGTAAGTAACAACCCAATAAACAgaaacttatttttttaggtGGGCAATCAACCCATGAAGAGATATGGTAAGACAAAGggggggaaggggaggggatgATTACTGATACACACCCCTGTATCAGCTTGACGACGATATTCCCCTCCAACGTATTCAGATTTTGGCTCTTCAGAAGGGCGCGTGCTTGGTAAATCAGAGAGAAGTGGTTCTGCAATGGACAGAAGCTCCTCATGTTCAACCCCAGATGCCGCAAGAACCATCCGAGGAGCAGTATAATTCTCCTGAAATAACGGCATCAAACACCATTCATTAAGCATAAACATTGGGGGGCACGGTGGGGGGGGagaaagaagataaagaaaaataatcaaAGCAATGGAAAGTCAACCAAGAATTGTCAAAATTCTATATTCAATGAAGAATAAGTGCACATGCACTATTCAGAGAGTATCTTGGTCTTACAGCAATAAATTCCTTCAAAAGGGTACCATCCAATCTGTTCAGCGAAGCTTCAGGAGCCAGAAGAGGATTTGCCAATGCACCAGAATAACCAGCAGAGAGAATGGCCTCCAATAGTAACCCTTGAGGGTTGTTAGAAAGTTCTCCGAGCTCTGCTTTCACCTTTTGCAGCTGCATGAAGAAATTTGGTGTAGTCAACTATTAGTAAAATAGACAAGAGGATTGGCTACGATCAATGGACACTGAAACTACATAGGGTATCACACATGGAAGCTCCAAAATCTAGACACGTGTGTTTCTGATTTATTATGTAAATGTTAATAAAATGTACATAACTTCAGAATGAAGCCGACAGTAAAAAGAGAGCAATAGAGAATTTTTCTTCACCTAATCTTTTAATCAATAGAATTTACCACCTCTAAGTGTCCACACTGGTTTCAAGCAATCATGAGTAAATATGTAACAACAAGAGTTCAATATGCCACTTGAACAATACTAGCATATATACAACAtaaaatggaaaaggaaaaacctgtaaggaaacaaaaacaaaaaaaaaaaaaatatatatatatatatatatatatatatatatatatatatagaggcccttatatttttctttctttttttttatcactgGTAATAGAGGATAAAGAATGGGCATACCCCTCTCCAACCCTCCAAATCCCATCCTTCCCCTAAAAGGTCTAAGA carries:
- the LOC133864345 gene encoding mitochondrial-processing peptidase subunit alpha translates to MYRTAASRLRSLKGRVGTLGAKRFATSSAVAAKPSSGGFFSWLTGERTSTLPPLEIPLAGVTLPPPLPDYVEPSKTKITTLPNGVKIASETSVNPAASVGLYLDCGSIYETPESFGASHLLERMAFKSTTNRSHLRIVREVEAIGGNIGASASREQMGYTFDALKTYVPQMVELLVDSVRNPAFLDWEVNEELQKVKAELGELSNNPQGLLLEAILSAGYSGALANPLLAPEASLNRLDGTLLKEFIAENYTAPRMVLAASGVEHEELLSIAEPLLSDLPSTRPSEEPKSEYVGGEYRRQADTGNTHIALAFEVPGGWRKEKEAVLVTVLQMLMGGGGSFSAGGPGKGMHSRLYLHVLNEYQQIQSFSAFNNIFNETGLFGIYASTGPDFASKVVDIAAAELISIATPGQVTELQLNRAKEATKSAVLMNLESRMIVSEDIGRQILTYGKRLPVEHFLKAVEEITLKDITSISQKIISSPLTLASYGDVINVPSYGYVSSKFRAE